One window of Planctomycetaceae bacterium genomic DNA carries:
- a CDS encoding ectoine synthase translates to MIVRCLDQLSETDRETKAETWSSRRFLLKSDGMGFSLHDTIIHAGTRTEMHYRNHLEAVYCIEGAGTLTDLTNNSVHQIQAGTMYALNGHEKHILVAHERMRMVCVFNPPLVGPETHDADGVYPLLTDVSGKTHQPTNA, encoded by the coding sequence ATGATTGTCCGCTGCCTTGATCAGCTGTCCGAAACGGATCGAGAAACCAAAGCCGAAACGTGGAGCAGTCGGCGCTTTCTGCTGAAATCCGACGGCATGGGGTTTTCGCTGCACGACACCATCATCCACGCGGGAACGCGCACGGAGATGCATTATCGAAACCATCTGGAGGCCGTGTATTGCATCGAAGGGGCAGGCACCCTGACAGATCTCACCAACAATTCTGTGCACCAGATTCAGGCTGGCACAATGTACGCACTAAACGGTCACGAAAAACATATTCTGGTTGCACACGAACGTATGCGGATGGTCTGTGTGTTCAACCCGCCACTGGTTGGACCGGAAACTCACGACGCAGACGGCGTCTATCCCCTGCTGACGGATGTCTCTGGCAAAACACACCAGCCCACCAATGCGTAG
- the ectB gene encoding diaminobutyrate--2-oxoglutarate transaminase produces MEEFERLESNVRGYCRSFPTVFQTASGATLTDEQGKSYIDFFAGAGALNYGHNPPAIRDRLIEYLRGDGVIHALDMSTTAKRQFLTTLDEVILAPRRMDYKVMFPGPTGTNAVEAALKLARKVTNRHNIISFTNGFHGMTLGSLALTGNASKRAGAGVPLNNVVHMPYCDYLGLDASTTNALERYLEDTSSGVDIPAAFILETVQAEGGVNIASTQWLAEIQRLAKHYGILLIIDDIQVGCGRTGRFFSFEGMGLDPDIICLSKSLSGFGLPLAITLLKPEHDVFSPGEHNGTFRGHNAAFVTATAALDLYWKDHVLSSDVNRKAKLIREVLLNIADEFDGSSVRGRGMIQGIEFECADTATEISRAAFQAGLIIETAGPRDEVLKVLPPLTIPDQQLLEGLQIVTECSQQIQTNSVG; encoded by the coding sequence ATGGAAGAATTTGAACGGCTGGAAAGTAACGTCCGGGGCTACTGTCGAAGTTTTCCGACAGTCTTCCAAACGGCTTCGGGCGCGACCCTCACGGACGAACAGGGCAAGTCCTATATCGATTTCTTTGCTGGTGCTGGTGCACTGAATTACGGGCATAACCCGCCGGCGATTCGCGACCGGCTGATTGAATATCTGCGCGGTGACGGCGTCATCCACGCGCTGGACATGTCAACGACGGCTAAGCGGCAGTTTCTGACGACGCTGGACGAAGTCATTCTGGCTCCTCGCCGGATGGACTACAAAGTCATGTTTCCGGGGCCGACAGGTACCAACGCGGTTGAAGCCGCGCTGAAGCTGGCTCGCAAGGTCACGAATCGCCACAACATCATTTCCTTTACTAACGGCTTTCATGGTATGACGCTGGGATCGCTGGCCCTGACAGGAAATGCATCCAAGCGAGCAGGTGCAGGTGTGCCGCTCAACAACGTCGTCCATATGCCTTATTGCGACTATCTGGGTCTCGACGCCAGTACAACGAATGCACTCGAGCGGTATCTGGAAGACACAAGCAGCGGCGTCGATATCCCGGCCGCATTTATCCTGGAAACGGTTCAGGCTGAAGGCGGCGTGAATATTGCCAGCACCCAGTGGCTGGCAGAGATTCAGCGGCTGGCCAAGCACTACGGAATACTTCTTATCATTGACGACATTCAGGTTGGTTGCGGACGCACGGGACGTTTCTTCAGCTTCGAAGGAATGGGGCTCGATCCCGACATCATTTGCCTTTCCAAGTCACTTTCCGGATTCGGGCTGCCCCTGGCAATCACTTTGTTGAAGCCGGAGCATGATGTTTTCTCTCCGGGAGAACACAATGGCACGTTCCGCGGACATAACGCAGCATTTGTAACTGCGACTGCCGCACTGGATCTCTACTGGAAAGATCATGTTCTGTCTTCGGACGTCAATCGAAAAGCGAAACTCATCCGTGAAGTTCTCCTGAACATCGCGGACGAATTCGATGGCAGCAGCGTGCGTGGTCGAGGCATGATTCAGGGCATCGAGTTCGAATGTGCCGACACGGCAACAGAAATTTCCAGGGCTGCGTTTCAGGCTGGCCTGATCATCGAAACCGCTGGTCCAAGAGATGAAGTGCTGAAGGTCCTTCCACCTCTGACCATTCCGGATCAGCAACTGCTCGAGGGGTTGCAGATTGTTACCGAGTGCAGTCAGCAGATTCAGACAAATTCCGTCGGTTGA
- the ectA gene encoding diaminobutyrate acetyltransferase yields the protein MVSDHSFEPHVRRPCVDDASEMWRVVAESGVLDCNSPYLYLLLCRHFRETCLVAEHGNQIVGFVSGYRLPEAGNTLFVWQIGVSPSAQRRGVASRLLHHLVQQCRQSCLEFVEATVSPSNTASRRLFHSLARTLNVPLTETTGFEQKHFPVPSDANATPHEAEPLLRLGPLT from the coding sequence ATGGTGTCTGATCATTCTTTTGAACCACATGTGCGTCGTCCCTGCGTGGATGACGCAAGCGAGATGTGGCGCGTTGTCGCAGAATCGGGAGTGCTTGACTGCAATTCCCCCTACCTCTATCTGCTCTTGTGCCGTCACTTTCGCGAGACCTGCCTTGTGGCAGAACATGGCAACCAGATCGTGGGATTTGTCTCCGGCTATCGATTGCCTGAAGCAGGCAACACGCTGTTCGTCTGGCAGATTGGTGTGAGTCCGTCAGCTCAGCGCAGGGGTGTGGCCAGCCGATTGCTGCACCATTTGGTGCAGCAGTGCAGACAATCATGCCTCGAATTCGTGGAAGCAACAGTTTCGCCGTCGAACACGGCTTCTCGGCGGTTGTTTCATTCATTAGCCCGAACACTGAACGTTCCGTTGACAGAAACTACAGGATTTGAGCAGAAGCATTTCCCGGTTCCTTCAGATGCGAATGCCACACCGCATGAAGCAGAACCTTTGCTGCGGCTTGGTCCCTTGACTTAA
- a CDS encoding sodium/proline symporter: protein MVVVSFLVFLLMFVAIGIASVRRHKSTTEDYLIAGRSIPPWLAALSAVATNNSGFMFIGLIAYTYRVGIESVWMMIGWVIGDFLAWLLVHPQVRVQSESSGTATVSGLLGHHSQGSHRWIVILSAVMTFLLLAVYAAAQLKAGSTALQALFGWAPQTGAVIGAVIVLLYCFSGGIRASIWTDAAQSFVMIIAMATLLIAASFQVGAPSDVWANLKAQDASLVDFFPQGLRFGFPLYVLGMVFGGFGAIGQPHILVRFMALRSVGDIGRARAIYFLWFIPFFVASIAVGLYARALMPDLTEIPLTAGMTESQATELAMPEMARRTLPPVLIGLTLAGLFSATMSTADSQILVCSGAVTQDLNPRWKNSYYASKLSTVAVTLLALTVALFAGQGVFSLVLIAWSALGAGLGPALLLRLFRVPIASGTFTLMMFAGVITVIVWNMAGYDGDIFKLMPGMIAAFAAYPVGRAVFGPAKLADSVA from the coding sequence ATGGTTGTTGTGAGCTTTCTGGTGTTCCTGTTGATGTTTGTCGCGATTGGCATTGCATCGGTGCGACGACACAAGTCAACAACGGAGGACTACCTGATTGCAGGACGCAGTATCCCTCCCTGGCTGGCGGCTTTGTCGGCGGTGGCGACCAATAACAGCGGATTCATGTTCATTGGTTTGATTGCCTACACGTACCGCGTCGGTATTGAATCTGTCTGGATGATGATCGGCTGGGTCATCGGTGACTTTCTTGCCTGGCTGCTCGTGCATCCGCAGGTTCGTGTTCAGTCGGAATCCTCCGGGACCGCTACTGTTTCCGGACTTCTGGGCCATCACTCTCAGGGGTCACACCGATGGATTGTGATCCTGTCTGCCGTCATGACGTTTCTGCTGCTGGCCGTTTACGCTGCTGCTCAATTGAAGGCTGGCAGCACTGCACTGCAGGCCTTGTTCGGCTGGGCTCCTCAGACCGGCGCGGTGATCGGGGCAGTGATTGTGCTGCTCTATTGTTTTTCCGGGGGCATTCGTGCTTCCATCTGGACAGACGCGGCTCAGTCCTTCGTGATGATCATTGCCATGGCAACATTGCTGATTGCGGCCAGCTTTCAGGTCGGGGCTCCTTCGGATGTCTGGGCAAATCTCAAAGCGCAGGATGCATCGCTGGTGGATTTCTTTCCGCAGGGGCTGCGATTTGGTTTTCCGCTCTACGTGCTGGGCATGGTGTTTGGAGGCTTCGGTGCCATTGGGCAGCCGCATATCCTGGTGCGTTTTATGGCGTTGCGTTCAGTCGGGGATATTGGTCGAGCTCGAGCCATCTATTTTCTGTGGTTCATTCCGTTCTTTGTCGCCAGTATTGCTGTCGGCCTGTACGCACGAGCGCTGATGCCGGACCTGACAGAGATTCCACTCACCGCCGGGATGACAGAGTCTCAGGCGACGGAACTGGCGATGCCGGAAATGGCGCGTCGAACACTGCCCCCTGTTCTCATCGGTCTGACGCTGGCCGGACTGTTCTCTGCGACAATGTCGACCGCGGATTCTCAGATTCTTGTTTGTTCCGGCGCGGTGACGCAGGATCTGAATCCCCGCTGGAAGAATTCGTACTACGCATCCAAACTATCAACCGTCGCGGTGACACTTCTTGCACTCACGGTTGCTCTCTTTGCGGGGCAGGGGGTCTTTTCACTTGTTCTGATTGCCTGGTCCGCCCTGGGCGCAGGACTTGGTCCAGCGCTGTTGCTGCGCTTGTTTCGCGTACCGATCGCTTCCGGCACGTTTACCCTGATGATGTTTGCCGGAGTTATCACCGTCATCGTCTGGAACATGGCGGGTTACGACGGCGATATCTTTAAACTCATGCCTGGTATGATTGCAGCATTCGCGGCCTATCCGGTGGGGCGAGCTGTCTTTGGTCCCGCCAAGCTCGCAGATAGTGTCGCCTGA
- the purL gene encoding phosphoribosylformylglycinamidine synthase subunit PurL encodes MLWEVEILPAGNNIDHEGNRVLASAQSQGIRGLSTVRTARSFLIQGDLNHAAVTLAAQQVLCDTVVEEFRIHELPMSGSTTPDTQVHMNVLLHPGVTDSVAENAARALKRQDFSVTSVATCRKYWITGELSPAAVAQLSKKVLANDAIEYVVSGPLQIRDLTLGSDYQFQLTTIAIRSMNDDELMVLSKKGQLYLSLTEMQTVRDHFQSIDRDPTDIELETIAQTWSEHCSHKTLGGRIHYTETCNGEVVRDTHFNNMLKETIFNATVQIRDHLGAEDWCVSVFKDNAGIVKFDEKQNVCIKVETHNHPSAIEPYGGANTGLGGVIRDPLGTGLGARPVCSTDVFCFARPDYPADQLPPGVLHPLAVMQGVVAGVRDYGNRMGIPTVNGAVCFDDRYLGNPLVYCGNVAMIPVDKCDKKVNPGDLIVAVGGRTGRDGIHGATFSSVELTEESEHISGGAVQIGNPVTEKMVMDVILEARDRGLYTAITDCGAGGFSSAVGEMGEETGAEVWLDKAPLKYSGLSYTEVWISEAQERMVLSVPPSNWQEFHDLCASEGVEAVAIGRFTDTKQLVLKYGENEVGNLSLHFMHEGRPPVVREAIYDITAPDSTSSSSTAVQQTIDHTETLKKILGSLNVASKEWIIRQYDHEVQAGSVVKPLVGINNDGPSDAAVVRPDLTSKRGLVVSCGINPHLGDQDPYWMAASAIDEAVRNCVAVGADPDRIAILDNFCWGNTERAETLGTLVRAAVGCQDIAIAYGTPFVSGKDSLNNEFSYEDSTGTRRTVAIPSTLLITALGQVDDVETCVTMDLKGPGNLLYLIGETKDEMGGSHYNLVNGLTGGNVPTVDKEMAPRIFRALHQAIKQGLILSCHDLSEGEVVW; translated from the coding sequence ATGCTTTGGGAAGTTGAAATTCTGCCTGCCGGAAACAACATCGACCACGAAGGAAACCGAGTTCTGGCCAGCGCTCAAAGCCAGGGAATCCGGGGACTGAGCACTGTCCGAACTGCTCGCTCGTTCCTGATTCAGGGTGACCTGAATCACGCAGCCGTGACTTTGGCCGCCCAGCAGGTACTGTGCGATACCGTAGTGGAAGAGTTCCGCATTCACGAGCTGCCGATGAGCGGAAGCACCACTCCGGATACACAGGTGCATATGAATGTCCTGCTTCACCCCGGAGTCACCGACAGCGTCGCAGAAAATGCCGCCCGCGCACTCAAACGTCAGGACTTCAGCGTCACCAGCGTGGCGACGTGTCGAAAGTACTGGATCACAGGGGAACTGAGTCCGGCCGCCGTCGCACAACTTTCGAAAAAGGTCCTTGCAAACGATGCGATCGAATATGTTGTCAGCGGCCCATTGCAGATCAGAGACCTCACCCTGGGAAGTGATTATCAATTCCAACTGACAACCATCGCCATTCGAAGCATGAATGACGACGAATTGATGGTCCTGAGCAAGAAGGGACAGCTTTATCTGAGCCTTACCGAAATGCAGACAGTGCGCGATCACTTTCAGTCGATTGATCGTGACCCCACAGATATTGAACTCGAAACGATCGCTCAAACATGGAGCGAACATTGCTCGCATAAGACGCTTGGCGGCCGCATCCACTACACCGAAACCTGCAACGGCGAAGTCGTGCGAGATACACACTTCAACAACATGTTGAAGGAAACCATCTTTAACGCCACGGTACAGATCCGTGATCATCTCGGTGCCGAAGACTGGTGCGTAAGCGTTTTCAAAGATAACGCGGGCATCGTAAAGTTCGATGAAAAGCAAAACGTCTGTATTAAAGTGGAAACCCACAATCATCCGTCCGCCATCGAACCATACGGCGGGGCGAACACCGGATTGGGCGGCGTCATTCGCGATCCACTGGGCACGGGCCTGGGCGCTCGCCCCGTTTGCAGTACGGATGTTTTCTGTTTCGCCCGACCGGATTATCCGGCGGATCAGCTGCCTCCCGGAGTTCTGCATCCGCTTGCTGTGATGCAGGGCGTTGTGGCTGGTGTTCGCGACTATGGCAACCGCATGGGAATTCCGACAGTCAACGGCGCTGTTTGCTTTGACGACCGTTACCTGGGAAATCCCCTGGTTTACTGTGGTAACGTCGCCATGATTCCCGTCGACAAGTGTGACAAGAAAGTCAATCCGGGTGACCTGATCGTGGCAGTCGGCGGACGCACTGGTCGAGACGGAATCCACGGCGCAACGTTTTCTTCCGTCGAATTGACTGAAGAAAGCGAACACATTTCAGGGGGTGCCGTTCAAATCGGGAATCCGGTGACCGAAAAAATGGTGATGGACGTCATCCTGGAGGCACGAGATCGGGGCCTGTATACCGCTATAACTGACTGCGGGGCGGGTGGGTTCAGTAGTGCCGTTGGCGAAATGGGGGAAGAAACCGGAGCCGAAGTATGGCTGGATAAAGCCCCGCTCAAGTATTCGGGATTGTCGTACACCGAAGTCTGGATCAGCGAAGCTCAGGAACGTATGGTGCTGTCCGTGCCTCCATCGAACTGGCAGGAATTCCATGACCTGTGTGCTTCTGAAGGCGTTGAAGCCGTGGCGATTGGCAGGTTCACTGACACCAAACAACTGGTTCTGAAATACGGTGAAAATGAAGTTGGCAACCTGAGTCTGCACTTCATGCACGAAGGTCGGCCCCCGGTCGTGCGTGAAGCGATCTACGATATTACTGCACCCGATTCAACGTCGTCGTCGTCCACAGCAGTACAGCAAACGATCGATCACACCGAGACGCTTAAGAAAATCCTCGGCTCACTAAACGTCGCCAGTAAAGAATGGATCATCCGACAATATGATCACGAAGTGCAGGCTGGCAGCGTAGTCAAGCCGCTTGTCGGAATTAACAACGACGGGCCATCTGACGCTGCGGTCGTTCGTCCGGACCTGACATCAAAGCGCGGCCTCGTGGTTTCCTGCGGCATCAATCCCCATTTGGGTGATCAGGATCCTTACTGGATGGCCGCTTCTGCCATCGATGAAGCCGTTCGAAACTGCGTCGCTGTGGGAGCCGATCCGGACCGCATCGCCATCCTGGACAACTTCTGCTGGGGAAACACCGAACGCGCAGAAACACTCGGAACCCTCGTTCGAGCCGCCGTTGGATGTCAGGACATTGCAATTGCATATGGAACGCCATTCGTCAGCGGCAAAGACAGCCTGAACAATGAATTTAGTTACGAAGACTCCACCGGCACTCGCCGGACAGTCGCTATCCCTTCCACACTCTTGATCACAGCCCTCGGTCAGGTTGACGACGTCGAAACCTGCGTCACGATGGACCTGAAAGGCCCCGGCAATCTACTCTACCTGATTGGCGAAACTAAAGACGAAATGGGCGGCAGCCATTACAACCTCGTCAACGGCCTCACCGGCGGCAACGTGCCAACCGTTGACAAAGAGATGGCCCCCAGAATCTTCCGAGCCCTGCATCAGGCCATCAAACAAGGCCTGATCCTCAGTTGCCACGACCTCAGCGAAGGAGAGGTGGTTTGGTAG
- the sucC gene encoding ADP-forming succinate--CoA ligase subunit beta — translation MKIHEYQAKQLFKAAGVPVPQGIVAKSPDEAAAAFEQLGGTLAVVKSQIHAGGRGKGRFKEHPDQAGVVLVRSAAEAKENAERMLGSTLVTIQTGPEGKQVNTLFVEQGLKIARELYLGIVVDREAGGPVLIMSSEGGMDIEEVAHNTPEKIVSEPFDSAEGLFPYQARKMAYALGFDATAVRSAEKFLPRICRFFVDYDCSMTEINPLVLTEDSQLLALDAKVSFDDNALFRHKGIVELRDLSEEDPSEVRAADTGLSYVKLEGNIGCLVNGAGLAMSTMDLIKLHGGEPANFLDVGGGANVDQVTEAFRIILSDSNVKAVLVNIFGGIMRCDVIVEALLEAYEKVGFNVPLVVRLEGTNVDKARKMLEESGRDIIAAADLTDAAQKVVASLSA, via the coding sequence ATGAAAATCCACGAATATCAGGCAAAGCAACTTTTCAAGGCAGCAGGCGTTCCGGTACCTCAGGGGATCGTTGCGAAGTCTCCGGATGAAGCGGCTGCTGCATTCGAGCAGCTTGGCGGAACGCTGGCTGTCGTCAAATCTCAGATTCATGCCGGCGGTCGTGGAAAAGGTCGGTTTAAAGAGCATCCCGATCAGGCTGGGGTGGTTCTTGTCCGATCTGCCGCAGAAGCAAAAGAAAATGCCGAACGGATGCTTGGCAGCACGCTCGTCACGATACAAACGGGGCCCGAAGGCAAGCAGGTGAACACGTTGTTTGTCGAGCAGGGGCTGAAGATCGCTCGCGAACTCTATCTGGGCATCGTCGTTGACCGTGAAGCTGGCGGACCAGTCTTGATCATGTCGTCCGAAGGAGGCATGGATATTGAAGAAGTGGCCCACAACACCCCTGAGAAGATTGTCAGTGAGCCATTTGATTCTGCCGAAGGTTTGTTTCCCTATCAGGCTCGTAAGATGGCCTACGCACTGGGGTTCGATGCAACAGCCGTTCGCAGCGCCGAGAAGTTCCTTCCCCGAATCTGCCGTTTCTTTGTTGATTACGACTGCAGTATGACGGAAATCAATCCCCTTGTTCTGACTGAAGACAGTCAGCTTCTGGCTCTGGATGCAAAGGTCTCTTTCGACGACAACGCTCTCTTCCGTCACAAAGGCATCGTTGAACTGCGGGACTTGTCCGAAGAGGATCCGTCTGAAGTGCGTGCAGCGGACACTGGTCTGAGCTACGTGAAACTGGAAGGCAACATTGGTTGTCTGGTGAACGGGGCAGGGCTGGCGATGAGTACCATGGACCTGATCAAACTCCATGGGGGCGAGCCGGCGAACTTCCTCGACGTTGGAGGCGGTGCGAATGTGGATCAGGTTACGGAAGCCTTTCGTATCATCCTGTCGGATTCCAACGTAAAGGCCGTACTGGTCAATATTTTCGGTGGCATTATGCGCTGCGACGTCATCGTCGAAGCTCTGCTCGAAGCCTACGAAAAGGTTGGTTTCAATGTGCCGCTGGTTGTTCGGCTTGAAGGTACCAACGTGGACAAGGCTCGCAAAATGCTCGAAGAAAGCGGCCGCGATATTATCGCAGCAGCAGACCTCACAGATGCAGCTCAGAAGGTTGTTGCGTCATTGAGTGCCTAG
- the sucD gene encoding succinate--CoA ligase subunit alpha, which produces MSILVTKETRVITQGITGKTGLFHAQKCREYAAECQPGVDVFVGGVTPGKGGTTVDGFHVFDSVREAREKTGANTSMVFVPPPFCGDAILEAADAGIDLIIAITEGIPVMDMIRVRRGLEKSKSRLIGPNCPGVITPGIAKIGIMPGYIHTPGTIGIISKSGTLTYEAAWQLGRVGLGQSTAVGIGGDPINGTNYIDLLEMFQNDPGTEGILMIGEIGGSAEQEAAEYIKSHVTKPVAGFIAGQTAPPGKRMGHAGAIISGGGGTAAEKMAAMRAAGIIVSDSPGGMGDAMKQAMSK; this is translated from the coding sequence ATGAGCATTCTTGTAACCAAAGAGACTCGCGTCATAACTCAGGGAATTACTGGCAAGACTGGTTTGTTCCATGCCCAGAAATGCCGCGAATACGCAGCGGAATGTCAGCCCGGCGTCGATGTTTTCGTCGGTGGTGTGACCCCGGGGAAAGGTGGAACAACCGTTGATGGTTTCCACGTCTTCGATTCCGTCCGGGAAGCTCGGGAGAAAACCGGGGCCAATACTTCGATGGTGTTCGTTCCTCCTCCGTTTTGTGGTGATGCAATTCTTGAAGCGGCTGATGCCGGCATTGATCTCATCATTGCAATTACCGAAGGCATCCCGGTGATGGATATGATTCGTGTCAGACGCGGACTCGAGAAATCGAAATCCCGACTGATCGGTCCCAACTGCCCGGGTGTGATCACTCCCGGTATCGCAAAGATTGGTATCATGCCGGGCTACATTCACACGCCCGGGACCATTGGCATCATCAGCAAGAGCGGAACGCTTACCTACGAAGCCGCCTGGCAACTTGGTCGCGTGGGTCTGGGCCAGAGCACTGCTGTTGGCATTGGTGGCGATCCCATCAACGGAACCAACTACATCGATCTGCTGGAAATGTTCCAGAATGATCCTGGCACAGAAGGCATCCTGATGATTGGTGAAATCGGTGGTAGTGCAGAGCAGGAAGCAGCCGAATACATCAAATCACACGTTACAAAACCAGTCGCCGGGTTCATCGCCGGACAGACTGCCCCGCCAGGAAAGCGAATGGGGCATGCTGGCGCCATTATCAGCGGTGGTGGCGGTACAGCTGCCGAAAAGATGGCGGCCATGCGAGCTGCAGGGATTATCGTCTCAGACAGTCCCGGAGGAATGGGTGATGCGATGAAGCAGGCGATGAGCAAATAG
- the greA gene encoding transcription elongation factor GreA — protein sequence MERQPISREGYDKIRAEIEALEATKPDVLERIKTAREEGDLKENAEYHAAREALAHLERQIGTKRLQLSKCEIVKKSDGPSDTVAFGTRVTIKDLSDDMEEAYELVGPGEEDYSGEVMKILTSSPIAQAMLGKKVGDQVEVEIPAGKLNLEILAIE from the coding sequence ATGGAACGTCAGCCCATTTCCCGAGAAGGTTACGACAAGATCCGCGCAGAAATCGAAGCGCTGGAAGCGACAAAGCCTGACGTGCTGGAACGCATCAAGACCGCTCGCGAAGAAGGTGATTTGAAAGAAAATGCGGAATACCACGCCGCCCGCGAAGCCCTCGCGCATCTGGAACGACAAATTGGAACCAAACGCCTGCAGCTCTCAAAATGTGAAATCGTGAAGAAGTCTGATGGCCCCAGTGACACCGTTGCGTTCGGAACGCGGGTCACGATCAAGGATCTCAGCGACGACATGGAAGAAGCCTACGAGCTTGTTGGACCGGGAGAAGAAGACTACTCCGGCGAAGTCATGAAGATCCTGACGTCCAGCCCAATCGCTCAGGCGATGCTTGGAAAGAAAGTGGGCGACCAGGTGGAAGTTGAGATCCCGGCTGGTAAGCTGAACCTGGAAATACTTGCAATCGAATAA
- a CDS encoding Gfo/Idh/MocA family oxidoreductase, with product MKPLNIGLIGYGFMGRTHSNGYKRVNDFFPELQHRPVLKAVCGRSEDKVKAFADQWQYESTETDWRALIARPDIDAIDICTPNNSHAEIAIAAAEAGKMILCEKPLALNPAEGQKMVDAVEKAGVANTVWYNYRRVPAVTLAKQLIDEGRLGRIFHYRANFLQDWTINADLPQGGAALWRLDVEAAGSGVTGDLLAHCIDTAIWLNGSIRNVTAMTETFVKERMHNLTGKVEKVGIDDACAFLCRFENGSLGLFESTRYARGHKALYTFEINGEKASIKWDLHDLHRLEYFDYSDDSLIRGWHDVHCTDGDMPYMDKWWVPGLQIGYEHTFVHQVADFIRSIESGTACNPTFRDALETQKICEAVLDSAKSLQWTEIG from the coding sequence ATGAAACCTCTTAACATCGGGCTCATTGGTTATGGCTTCATGGGCCGGACTCACAGCAACGGCTACAAACGCGTCAACGATTTCTTTCCGGAACTGCAGCACCGCCCGGTCCTGAAAGCTGTCTGCGGTCGCAGTGAGGACAAGGTCAAAGCGTTTGCAGATCAGTGGCAGTACGAATCCACTGAAACAGACTGGCGTGCCCTGATTGCCCGACCCGACATTGATGCGATTGACATCTGCACTCCGAACAACTCGCACGCCGAAATCGCAATCGCGGCCGCCGAAGCCGGAAAGATGATCCTTTGCGAGAAACCTCTCGCACTGAATCCGGCAGAGGGTCAGAAGATGGTCGACGCTGTGGAGAAGGCGGGGGTCGCAAACACCGTTTGGTACAACTATCGCCGCGTTCCTGCCGTCACACTGGCAAAGCAACTGATCGATGAAGGACGGCTCGGACGCATCTTCCACTACCGAGCAAATTTTCTGCAGGACTGGACAATCAACGCCGACCTCCCACAGGGTGGAGCCGCGCTTTGGCGACTGGACGTCGAAGCTGCTGGTTCCGGTGTCACGGGCGACCTGCTGGCCCACTGCATCGATACGGCGATCTGGCTGAACGGATCAATCAGGAACGTGACGGCCATGACAGAAACGTTCGTCAAAGAACGTATGCACAACCTGACCGGCAAGGTTGAAAAAGTTGGAATCGACGATGCCTGTGCTTTCCTGTGTCGATTCGAGAATGGCTCACTTGGACTTTTCGAATCCACTCGATACGCACGCGGGCACAAAGCTCTCTATACTTTCGAAATCAACGGTGAAAAAGCGTCAATCAAATGGGATCTGCACGATCTTCATCGTCTGGAATACTTCGACTACAGCGATGATTCTTTGATCCGCGGCTGGCACGATGTGCATTGCACAGATGGCGATATGCCCTACATGGATAAATGGTGGGTGCCCGGACTGCAGATCGGATACGAACACACATTCGTGCATCAGGTTGCCGACTTCATCAGGAGCATCGAAAGCGGCACCGCCTGCAACCCGACATTCCGGGATGCTCTCGAAACGCAGAAGATTTGCGAAGCCGTACTGGATAGCGCAAAATCGTTGCAGTGGACAGAAATTGGGTAG